In the Halobacteriovoraceae bacterium genome, one interval contains:
- the trxB gene encoding thioredoxin-disulfide reductase, which yields METREVIIIGSGPAGYTAALYTSRANLSPLVIEGHEPGGQLTTTTEVDNFPGFPEGIMGPDLMTNMKKQSQRFGTEFIQTIVKNVDLSKRPFHVICENGNEYKAQTLIISTGASAKYLGLPNEKELIGRGVSGCATCDGFFYRGKEVFVVGGGDTAMEEATFLTKFANSVTIVHRRDSFRASKPMQDRALSNDKIKVLWNSEVQEIIADEQGVNSLNIFNNLTKENTIVKADGLFMGIGHTPNTKFLNAQLKTDEHGFIVTSNGPETSVSGVFACGDVQDPYYRQAITAAGSGCQAAIKAERFLEEFGNA from the coding sequence ATGGAAACAAGAGAAGTCATCATCATTGGTTCAGGGCCTGCTGGATACACGGCCGCATTATATACTTCAAGAGCAAACTTAAGTCCTCTCGTTATCGAAGGGCACGAACCTGGTGGCCAGTTAACTACAACTACTGAGGTTGACAATTTTCCAGGTTTCCCCGAAGGAATAATGGGGCCAGACTTGATGACCAATATGAAAAAACAATCTCAAAGATTTGGCACAGAATTTATCCAAACAATTGTAAAAAATGTCGATCTCTCAAAAAGACCATTTCATGTTATTTGTGAAAATGGCAATGAATATAAAGCTCAAACATTGATCATCTCTACTGGTGCATCAGCAAAATACTTAGGCCTTCCCAATGAAAAAGAACTTATTGGTAGAGGAGTAAGTGGTTGTGCAACATGCGATGGTTTTTTCTATAGAGGTAAGGAAGTCTTTGTTGTCGGGGGTGGCGACACAGCTATGGAAGAAGCAACATTTTTAACGAAATTTGCCAATTCTGTCACGATTGTACATAGAAGAGACTCTTTTAGAGCTTCAAAACCTATGCAAGACAGGGCCCTAAGTAATGATAAAATTAAAGTTCTTTGGAATAGTGAAGTTCAAGAAATCATCGCCGATGAACAAGGTGTGAACTCACTTAATATTTTCAACAATCTTACAAAAGAGAACACAATCGTTAAGGCCGATGGACTTTTTATGGGAATTGGCCATACCCCAAATACTAAGTTTTTAAACGCTCAACTTAAAACGGATGAACACGGGTTCATCGTAACATCAAATGGCCCAGAAACAAGTGTGAGTGGGGTCTTCGCATGTGGAGATGTTCAGGACCCCTATTATCGTCAGGCCATAACAGCAGCAGGATCTGGTTGCCAGGCAGCGATTAAGGCAGAGAGGTTTTTAGAAGAATTTGGAAATGCCTAA